The following proteins are co-located in the Polystyrenella longa genome:
- a CDS encoding DUF1501 domain-containing protein, producing the protein MLNLFPRLSKDCESITRRSFLQVGTLAGTGMGLSLPTLLAAKKAQANSPSSDVNCIMIWSRGGTSHHDTVDPKPDAPVSVRGEYKTIDTSIPGVRFTEHVPKLAASLHRYALMRSWNPQNGSHGLADQYVMSGRKFNPALAYPTMGSVVSYHKGFKSAMPPFVQLGNSIDRRFGGGTAGILGLEHNPFELNADPASDKFKVPDIQPPTGVDLKRVERRRGILSQIDDLQRQIDLQPEAYSALDENYQAALNMITATETQAAFDMAAESEETREKYGKHSFGHRCLLARRLIESGVRFVTVTDGGWDNHQNLFKSLAENKLPKADQGISALIEDLDERGMLDNTLVVWLTDFGRTPNVNSASGRDHWASAGFIVMAGAGVPPGHILGETDATGSHPTRDEYKTSSIVSTIYAKLGIPQDLLAHTADGRPIRMIEGTPIKEWM; encoded by the coding sequence ATGTTGAATCTTTTTCCACGTCTCAGTAAAGATTGTGAATCGATCACTCGGCGAAGTTTCTTACAGGTAGGAACACTAGCAGGAACAGGTATGGGGCTTAGCCTGCCTACCTTGCTGGCTGCGAAAAAAGCCCAGGCGAACAGCCCTTCTTCGGATGTGAACTGCATCATGATCTGGAGTCGTGGAGGGACGAGTCATCACGACACCGTTGACCCGAAACCAGACGCTCCTGTCAGTGTACGGGGCGAATACAAAACAATCGACACGTCTATTCCGGGAGTCCGTTTTACTGAACATGTGCCGAAACTGGCCGCTTCTCTGCATCGTTATGCGCTCATGCGGTCCTGGAATCCTCAGAATGGAAGCCACGGTTTAGCGGATCAATACGTGATGTCGGGTCGCAAGTTCAATCCGGCATTAGCGTATCCGACGATGGGTTCGGTCGTCAGTTATCACAAAGGATTCAAATCGGCGATGCCTCCCTTTGTACAATTGGGAAACAGCATCGACCGTCGTTTTGGTGGAGGAACAGCGGGAATTCTTGGGCTGGAGCACAATCCGTTTGAACTGAATGCCGATCCCGCTTCAGACAAATTTAAAGTCCCGGATATCCAACCTCCCACAGGTGTGGATCTTAAACGGGTCGAGCGTCGACGGGGGATATTGTCACAAATTGACGATTTACAACGTCAGATCGATTTGCAACCCGAGGCCTATTCCGCGCTGGATGAGAACTATCAAGCGGCTCTGAATATGATTACGGCGACTGAAACACAGGCCGCCTTTGATATGGCAGCCGAGTCGGAAGAGACCCGCGAGAAATATGGCAAACACAGTTTTGGACATCGCTGTCTATTAGCGCGACGGTTAATCGAATCTGGAGTTCGGTTTGTTACCGTTACTGACGGTGGTTGGGACAATCATCAGAATCTGTTTAAATCACTCGCTGAAAATAAGTTACCTAAAGCCGATCAAGGGATTTCAGCACTGATCGAAGACTTGGATGAACGGGGAATGTTGGATAACACCCTGGTTGTCTGGCTTACGGATTTTGGTCGTACGCCCAACGTGAACTCGGCTAGTGGTCGTGATCATTGGGCTTCTGCTGGATTTATTGTGATGGCAGGAGCAGGAGTGCCCCCTGGACACATTCTGGGGGAGACCGATGCCACTGGCAGTCACCCGACGCGAGATGAGTACAAGACATCGAGTATTGTCTCCACCATCTATGCCAAGTTGGGGATCCCACAGGATCTTCTCGCTCATACGGCGGACGGTCGACCCATTCGGATGATCGAAGGGACTCCGATTAAAGAGTGGATGTGA